The genomic region TGGTAatgtgccatagaacaagctactgaactgTTGTCCGTTCCTGGTTGAACGCTTCTCTTTTGTATATATTTGCCTTTTggccttggggaagtctccctaagggtgatgggaggAACCAGACGTAGACAGTATGGCTAATGTCCTTAAAgggaaatggctgcacctcacagaAGGCTggaatgattgtctggggttgccatgttcttgttcagaggaggatttgcTCGTATATCAGTCTGGTCTGACCTttatttcaggaaagttcttctctgtgaaaaacacaattggctAAGAGAGTCAGTCCCCAGGTGTTAATATTTGCACTAGAATATCCCTgtaaatgtaatgtccctttatacATGGATGCTTGGGGATAATATATCATTGCAGTTTGCCTATTGGATATTCTCTCTGGTGTTTTCTTGCTGCCCAGAGTGTGAGGACTTTGTTACAATATAAGCATAATATGAAATTCCATTGTTGTCCCCCAGATCATGCAGGGCCACTGCGGGTCCTGTCCCTGCATCCTCAAGGAAAGGTAGCCTGGCATCTGGATCTTCATCTGTCAGCTGCACAAACCTCCCGCTTGGCTGAAGAACTCGTAGTGACTCCCTGACCATCAGCTGTGCCACCCCTCTCCCTGAGCGGAGCAGACAGTCTGAGGTGCCTTTGTCCAGTACAAGGTCCACACTTGCTGATTTAATGTCATGAAGGTTAGTGACATCCCCCTGGATATATTCCAAGCTGGAATCTGGGTGTCTGGGAGAGATGGGTTCACCCCGGATGAGGAGATTGTTCATAGCTAGAACTGCAGGAGCTGAATAATCTATGCACGATATCTGCACTGGGAGAGGGGAGTCACGGTACAAACCCAAACCTACATCAGAGGTTCCGCAACCCACATCAAGGACACGAAGAGCAGGACCCCCATACCCCTCAAGAGCCAAATCATGTGTAATTGAGAGTAAGAAGTTCCTTAGGAAATGATATCCAAAGAACCAGTCGAAATGTGAAGAATCAGCAGAGATGGGGCCAGAATAGAAGGAATCCCAGGTTACTCTGTCACCCATATTGTGCCGCAGACTTTCTGTAGGGAAATAGATAGGCATTAACTAGTATCAGAATTTCTTCAACTATTATCAGTGATGTCAAAAGTTGCATTAAGTGCTGCTCATGTTTGTTGCTTTGCTCCACAGAGGGGTAAAACATCCCAAAAATAACAAGTAGTATTACAGCTTTGTAAATATtaatagccatttaaaaaaaatgtttttggaaaTATATACTAGTAGTATATCCTACTAATTCCAGTCACACTAGCTACATTAACTGGTACTAAGTTGCCAGTCTTGCATTTCACTACCTTCATTGCTCACAAAGACTTTTTTTCTTCCTTGCATCTGAAAGAAGGGGACATAGAAATGCAATAGGAAAATACTTGATTGCGCTATTGCATTACCGCTTGGAGAAAACAACTGTGTTTACACACTTCAAAAAttattaaatgcatagttaaagtcagctccagagtggTAATGCAGTTCTGATCTGGGACTGAATGCAGTCACTGAGTCAATCATCATATATCAGATATATCATCTGCCAATTTATGGCCATGTTCATCtctggaccagtagtgcattgtcgcTATGAAGCGGACTTTAACTATATATTAACCGACAACTCTCCAGCCCTCTCTTTATGTTTTCCCCCCTTTTTCATCTCTCTCTATTATGCCTCCTTTATTGCCTTCTCTCCCTATATACCACATGATAGAatagaaaagtccaaattaaacttgcatgatttagagagggcatgtcattttaaacaactttacaatttacttttatcatcaaatttgctttgttctcttggtaggtccatatgcaaatttctaagcccttgaaggcctgcctcttatctgaatgcatttaaccaTTTtgaacagctagagggtgttagttcatgtgtgccatatagataaataactccacgggtgtgagcacatgTTAAGAGTCAGTAGGttgcctgcagaagcttagatacaatgtaattacagaggcaaaaagtatattaaaataactggggaatggtaaacaaaatgattatctatctttttaaacaataaaaatttttgcATTTACTGTACCTTTAGGAAGATATCCTAGCACTGAATGACATTTAACTGAAGCATTTCCCCCacacatgtataatacaaaaaatgCTACTAACATATCTGAAACACTCTATGTCCATTTAACACATCTGCCAGATGGACATGAGAGCCCTCCTTGTATAAAAACAGAactcattaaaagggacactgaacccaatttttttttttttcatgattcagatagagtatgcaattttaagcaactttctaatttactcctattgtcaattttcttcgttctcttgctatctttatttgaaaaagaatgcatctaagctttttttgggcggTTcggcactctggacagcactttttttggtggatgaatttatccaccaatcagcgagaacaagccaggttgctcaccaaaaatgggccggcacctaaacttacatttttgcatttcaaataaagataccaagagaatgaagaaaatttgatattaggagtaaattagaaagttgcttaaaatttcatgctctatctgaatcatgaaagaaaaaaattgggttcagtgtccctttaatatattgcaAAGTgcttcaaattctattggctgataacaATAAAGAGTTATATACATAACATGCACTGTAGACATTCACCATTCTTCAGCATTACTGACCTGCCATTTATTATATGCTACATCCAGCCATTCAGTTTTTCTAGTTTCTATGTTAACACATACAGAGAAATGCTCAACCAGAAATAAATATCTACTCAGCAGCTGGCTTAATGCAAGTTTTAAccagggagcagcctcttttagcccagttgtgcttttcacagagaacgttcctgaagtatatcagtctgattcaacCTAAAATGGAGGGTCCAATACCAGAAATCCTCCTCTGAATGAGGAATATGCCAACCCCAGATAATCATTTcagctgctcccaggtggtgacccaccaaagaacaagctactgagccgtATTTTAATTtctggttgagcacttctctctctctatatatttgcattatgaccctgggaaaaacataatttatgcttacctgataaattcctttcttctgtagtgtgatcagtccacgggtcatcattacttctgggatattactcctccccaacaggaagtgcaagaggattcacccagcagagctgcatatagctcctcccctctacgtcactcccagtcattcgaccaaggaccaacgagaaaggaaaagccaagggtgaagtggtgactggagtataaattaaaaaatatttacctgccttaaaaacagggcgggccgtggactgatcacactacagaagaaaggaatttatcaggtaagcataaattatgttttcttctgttaagtgtgatcagtccacgggtcatcattacttctgggataccaataccaaagcaaaagtacacggatgacgggagggataggcaggctctttatactgaaggaaccactgcctgaagaacctttctcccaaaaatagcctccgatgaagcaaaagtgtcaaatttggaaaatttggaaaaagtatgaagcgaagaccaagttgcagccttgcaaatctgctcaacagaggcctcattcttgaaggcccaagtggaagccacagctctagtagaatgagctgtaattctttcaggaggctgctgtccagcagactcataagctaaacgaattatgctacgaagccaaaaagaaagagaggtagcagaagctttttgacctctcctctgcccagagtaaacgacaaacagagaagacgtttgtcgaaattccttagttgcctgtaagtaaaattttagagcacggactacatccaggttgtgcagtagacgttccttcttcgaagaaggatttgggcacaaagaaggaacaacaatctcttgattgatattcctgttagtaactaccttaggtaagaacccaggtttagtacgcagaactaccttatccgaatgaaaaatcaaataaggagaatcacaatgtaaggctgataattcagagactcttcgagccgaggaaatagccattaaaaatagaactttccaagataacaactttatatcaatggaatgaaggggttcaaacggaacgccctgtaaaacattaagaaccaggtttaaactccatggtggagcaacagttttaaacacaggcttaatcctggccaaagcctgacaaaaagcctggacgtcaggaacttctgacagacgtttgtgtaacagaatggacagagctgagatctgtccctttaatgaactagcagataaacccttttctaaaccttcttgtagaaaagacaatatcctaggaatcctaaccttactccaagagtaacctttggattcacaccaatataggtatttactccatatcttatggtaaatctttctggtaacaggtttcctagcctgtattaaggtatcaataactgactcagaaaacccacgtcttgataaaatcaagcgttcaatttccaagcagtcagcttcagagaagttagattttgatgtttgaagggaccctgtatcagaaggtcctgtttcagaggtagagaccaaggtggacaggatgacatgtccaccaggtctgcataccaagtcctgcgtggccacgcaggcgctattagaatcactgatgctctctcttgtttgattctggcaatcaatcgagaaagcatcgggaagggtggaaacacgtaagccatcctgaagtcccaaggtgctgtcagggcatctatcaggactgctcctggatccctggatctggacccgtaacgaggaagcttggcgttctgtcgagacgccatgagatctatctctggtttgccccaacgtcgaagtatttgggcaaagacctccggatggagttcccactcccccggatgaaaagtctgacgacttaagaaatccgcctcccagttctccactcccgggatgtggattgctgacaggtggcaagagtgagactctgcccagcgaattatctttgatacttccatcatagctagggagcttcttgtccctccctgatggttgatgtaagctacagtcgtgatgttgtccgactgaaacctgatgaacccccgagttgtcaactggggccaagccaggagggcattgagaactgctctcaactccagaatgtttattggcaggagactctcctcctgactccattgtccctgagccttcagagaattccagacggcaccccaacctagaaggctggcgtctgttgttacaattgtccagtctggtctgctgaatggcatccccctggacagatgtggccgagaaagccaccatagaagagaatttctggtctcttgatccagattcagagaaggggataagtctgagtaatccccattccactgacttagcatgcacagttgcagtggtctgaggtgtaagcgtgcaaagggtactatgtccattgccgctaccattaagccgattacctccatgcattgagccactgacgggtgttgaatggaatgaagggtgcggcaagcactttgaagtcttgttagcctgtcctctgtcaggtaaatcttcaattctacagaatctataagagtccccaggaagggaactcttgtgagtggaacgagtgaacttttcttttcgttcaccttccatccatgtgaccttagaaatgccagtactaactctgtatgagacttggcagtttgaaagcttgaagcttgtatcagaatgtcgtctaggtatggagctaccgagattccccgcggtcttagtaccgccagaagagcacccagaacctttgtgaagattcttggagctgtagccaatccgaatggaagagccacaaactggtaatgcctgtctaggaaggcaaaccttaggtaccggtaatgatctttgtgaatcggtatgtgaaggtaagcatcttttaaatctacagtggtcatgtactgaccctcttggatcataggtaaaattgtccgaatagtctccatcttgaacgatggaactcttaggaatttgtttaggatctttaagtccaggattggtctgaaagttccctcttttttgggaaccacaaacagatttaagtaaaacccctgtccctgttccgattgtggaactggatggattactcccattaacaagagctcttgtacgcagcgtagaaacgcctctttctttgtctggattgttgacaaccttgacagatgaaatctctctcttggaggagagtatttgaagtccagaaggtatccctgagatattatctctagcgcccagggatcctggacatctcttgcccaagcctgggcgaagagagaaagtctgccccccactagatccgatcccggatcgggggccctcaattcatgctgttttaggggcagcagaaggtttcctggtctgcttgcccttgttccaggactggttaggtttccagccttgtctgtagcgagcaacagctccttcctgttttggtgcagaggaagttgatgctgctcctgctttgaaattacgaaaggaacgaaaattagactgtctagccttagctttggctttgtcctgaggcagggcatggcctttacctcctgtaatgtcagcgataatctctttcaacccgggcccgaataaggtctgccctttgaaaggtatattaagcaatttagacttagaagtaacatcagc from Bombina bombina isolate aBomBom1 chromosome 2, aBomBom1.pri, whole genome shotgun sequence harbors:
- the CSKMT gene encoding citrate synthase-lysine N-methyltransferase CSKMT, mitochondrial, whose product is MIWRCLLRLSSVHKPVIRKLCTETQNVQRGESLRHNMGDRVTWDSFYSGPISADSSHFDWFFGYHFLRNFLLSITHDLALEGYGGPALRVLDVGCGTSDVGLGLYRDSPLPVQISCIDYSAPAVLAMNNLLIRGEPISPRHPDSSLEYIQGDVTNLHDIKSASVDLVLDKGTSDCLLRSGRGVAQLMVRESLRVLQPSGRFVQLTDEDPDARLPFLEDAGTGPAVALHDLGDNNGISYYAYIVTKSSHSGQQENTRENIQ